In a single window of the Phycisphaerales bacterium genome:
- a CDS encoding AAA family ATPase yields MANSKGGVGKSTLAVHLAAWLDKQGHRVTLADCDTQQSSSQWIREAAPQVKTLCMRDPDTIINELPQLAQETDYVVADGPGSLAETSRALLLVADQAIVPCKASMLEIRALDAATKVLRQAQKIRVGPPKATIVLSMVGKNYRLTQDMREAAALLKLPITPTFMTLRQIYADAPGQAAVVWHMGSRAREAAVEVHRLFRELLPDAIASARPARKRQVVAT; encoded by the coding sequence GTGGCGAACTCCAAGGGCGGGGTCGGGAAATCGACGCTCGCCGTTCACCTGGCCGCGTGGCTCGACAAGCAGGGCCACCGCGTCACGCTCGCCGACTGCGACACGCAGCAGTCGTCGTCGCAATGGATTCGCGAGGCGGCGCCGCAGGTCAAGACGCTCTGCATGCGCGACCCGGACACCATCATCAACGAGCTGCCGCAACTGGCCCAGGAGACCGACTACGTCGTCGCCGACGGCCCCGGCAGCCTGGCCGAGACCAGCCGGGCGCTGCTGCTCGTGGCCGACCAGGCCATCGTGCCGTGCAAGGCGTCGATGCTGGAGATTCGCGCGCTGGACGCCGCGACCAAGGTGCTCCGCCAGGCGCAGAAGATCCGCGTCGGCCCGCCCAAGGCGACCATCGTGCTCAGCATGGTGGGGAAGAACTACCGGCTGACCCAGGACATGCGGGAAGCCGCGGCATTGCTCAAGCTGCCGATCACGCCGACCTTCATGACGCTCCGCCAGATTTACGCCGACGCGCCCGGCCAGGCGGCCGTGGTGTGGCACATGGGCTCGCGTGCCAGGGAAGCCGCCGTCGAGGTGCACCGGCTCTTCCGCGAGCTGCTGCCTGATGCGATTGCATCGGCGCGCCCGGCCCGCAAGCGCCAAGTCGTGGCGACGTAG
- a CDS encoding PEP-CTERM sorting domain-containing protein (PEP-CTERM proteins occur, often in large numbers, in the proteomes of bacteria that also encode an exosortase, a predicted intramembrane cysteine proteinase. The presence of a PEP-CTERM domain at a protein's C-terminus predicts cleavage within the sorting domain, followed by covalent anchoring to some some component of the (usually Gram-negative) cell surface. Many PEP-CTERM proteins exhibit an unusual sequence composition that includes large numbers of potential glycosylation sites. Expression of one such protein has been shown restore the ability of a bacterium to form floc, a type of biofilm.), whose amino-acid sequence MRLGFVIAVIAMLAPYASADIIEVGGAAVLAEPPANIALNQWESDTEIRGFFERQTVLFSDLALDHVNTGLVDHESLLVPGLVSVGTAVQSYLFHADSVAGFDALLSGYVVFDQPILGVLIHTASMNGTDDFLGRPGVTYGNSPGRRLELPPGSLDTFEISGDRTRLDFTLKFDAAYDEIRIVTAAVPEPGSLALLSLVGFAGLRRRREARR is encoded by the coding sequence ATGCGGCTCGGATTCGTTATCGCCGTCATCGCCATGCTCGCCCCTTACGCCTCCGCCGACATCATCGAGGTCGGCGGGGCGGCTGTCCTTGCGGAGCCGCCCGCCAACATCGCGCTCAACCAGTGGGAGAGCGATACCGAGATCCGCGGCTTCTTCGAGCGGCAGACCGTGCTGTTCTCGGACCTGGCCCTGGACCACGTCAACACCGGGCTGGTCGATCACGAGTCGCTGCTCGTGCCGGGCCTCGTCTCCGTCGGGACGGCGGTGCAGAGCTACCTGTTCCACGCCGACTCGGTGGCGGGCTTCGATGCCCTGCTTTCCGGCTACGTCGTCTTCGACCAGCCGATCCTGGGCGTGCTGATTCATACGGCCTCGATGAACGGCACCGACGACTTCCTCGGGCGGCCGGGCGTGACCTACGGAAACAGCCCCGGCCGGCGGCTGGAACTGCCCCCCGGCTCGCTGGATACCTTCGAGATTTCCGGCGACCGGACGCGGCTGGACTTCACATTGAAGTTCGACGCGGCGTACGACGAGATTCGCATCGTTACCGCCGCCGTGCCCGAGCCGGGTTCGCTGGCGCTGCTCTCCCTGGTCGGCTTCGCTGGCCTGCGACGAAGGCGGGAGGCGCGGCGATGA
- a CDS encoding DEAD/DEAH box helicase family protein gives MQAVEREGRPATADEKRILARFPGFGPVALSIFPDPVTGRFKDAGWQVLGEELKALLSPEEYESAKRTTFNAFYTSPTVIAAIHDAIGRLGAPDDALVLEPGCGIGKFMRQGSGRRRFIGVELDSVSGRIARALHPQHDIRIENFRDTKLPEGGIDAVVGNVPFADIRLDYHGRKLALHDYFIAKSVDALKPGGVLAVVTSHFTLDKQNAALRESLASKADFVGAIRLPSDAFKREGTSVVTDILFLRKRALGEPEHHVDPDWLCVAPLAVEGVVVPVNRYFLNHPEMVLGEWSRKDTLYGEGYSVRGGGDLAARLNDAIQRLPQFTPILATPEPGRSSGRSLGEGGFTPPPPERHIDEGSFFVGEDRGIYQVAGGQAVPVVHGGAALKAGGTLTGKRMAALIDIRDRARRVLASQNEGWPAEHRDEARRELNLAYDRFVRAYGPINKTSFSETRDGSVIRRRPNLVKFIEDPDAMLVMSLEDYDEVTGKAAKAAIMSRDVVGRTPPVTQVRSAEEGLLVSLNQKGRVDLPFIAALYGKPEQQVIAELGDLIYHDPESKQWRTADEYLSGNVRHKLAVAERAGPKYARNAEALRRVQPEDVLPGDIDANLGAPWIPASDIQAFAAELFHVAPEAVPVAHLAKDAVWNLDAGYAAKQSVAATSDYGTGRANGTWLLELALNMKSPTIYDVIDHGDREERVVNQDETMAAREKQKLIKERFRAWVFADPERTERLVRIYNDTYNNLRPRLFDGAHLDFPGMNQAITLRPHQCDAVWRGMSAGNTLLAHAVGAGKTFTMAATGMKMKQAGLIRKPMYVVPNHLLEQFAREFMQLYPNAKLLVATKDDLRRDRRKLLTAKIASADWDGILVTHSSFERIGMSREYQEKFLTEQIAEYDRLLIEHAGAKGSNRNIIKQIEKQKAARVERLKDLLAREKKDDGLVFDELGVDHVFIDEAHYFKNLETPTKMERVAGIQTGGSERAFDVYMKASYLGERHPGHGVTFATGTPVSNTMVEMYTMQRFLDPAGLKSRGLEHFDAWAATFGEVIDTMEISPDGASLRPRSRFAKFTNLPELQQMFRAFADVQTAGMLNLPTPKLETGKPIVVACPMSAEQHTLQDQLVARYERLRTEKVDPREDNALAITTDGRKLATDARLLSASATDFPGSKVNRLVENVADIWQKTAATRGTQMIFCDMGVNPTPWGYSVYDDVTEKLVAAGIPRSQVAAIGDADSDAKKQALFEKVRNGTVRVLIGSTQKMGTGTNVQQRLVALHHLDAPWKPAEVEQREGRILRQGNTNEEVAVYRYVTEGSFDAYMWQALETKARFIGQVITGHNAARRAEDVGGQELSYAEVKAIASGNPAVLTLAEADAELQRLALLRKNHLDEQYVARRNVGDLPGRIARFSERLASLDADRATVTAHAGDDIVIGERAFPREDAMAVLGKRLEALPQTVGEEQRVPLGAYRGLRFGLVLSPHFPPEVYLEGATTRTDRLTRGSHGPRAVLNALDRVSAGYDSDISRLRQDRSIAESQLRDYQARIGRPFDHESYQDELTALRDRLKASLAGMTAEPSTGTPASTAAELAEGIKTLKAAHTVETPAERSATRRLDAEEPVTTRIRRHAEARSADDPTVSDAEDTRPSHEPDAFAIPGLPGLNGFGTGVLQRGSKRYREHVADERRSRRCPVTENAPSR, from the coding sequence TTGCAGGCGGTTGAGCGGGAAGGGCGGCCGGCAACGGCCGACGAGAAGCGCATCCTCGCCAGGTTCCCCGGCTTCGGCCCGGTGGCGCTTTCGATCTTCCCCGACCCGGTGACCGGGCGGTTCAAAGACGCCGGTTGGCAGGTGCTCGGCGAGGAGCTGAAGGCGCTGCTGTCTCCCGAGGAGTACGAGAGCGCCAAGCGGACCACATTCAACGCCTTCTACACCTCGCCCACCGTCATCGCGGCTATTCACGACGCCATCGGGCGATTGGGCGCACCCGACGACGCCCTGGTGCTCGAACCGGGCTGCGGCATCGGCAAGTTCATGCGGCAGGGAAGCGGCCGCCGGCGCTTCATCGGCGTCGAGCTGGATTCGGTTTCCGGGCGTATCGCCCGGGCGCTGCACCCGCAGCACGACATCCGCATCGAGAACTTCCGCGACACCAAGCTCCCCGAGGGCGGCATCGACGCCGTGGTCGGCAACGTCCCCTTCGCCGACATCCGGCTCGACTATCACGGGCGGAAGCTCGCTCTGCACGACTACTTCATCGCCAAGTCCGTGGACGCGCTCAAGCCCGGCGGCGTGCTCGCCGTGGTCACGTCGCACTTCACCCTCGACAAGCAGAACGCCGCGCTCCGCGAGTCCCTCGCCTCCAAGGCCGATTTCGTCGGGGCGATACGCCTGCCGTCCGATGCCTTCAAGCGCGAGGGCACGTCCGTCGTCACCGACATCCTGTTTCTTCGCAAACGCGCCCTTGGCGAGCCGGAGCATCACGTAGACCCCGACTGGCTGTGCGTTGCGCCGCTTGCCGTCGAGGGCGTGGTAGTCCCGGTCAACCGTTACTTCCTGAATCACCCGGAGATGGTGCTGGGCGAGTGGAGCCGCAAGGACACGCTCTACGGCGAGGGCTACAGCGTCCGCGGCGGCGGCGACCTTGCCGCGAGACTCAACGACGCCATTCAGCGACTGCCGCAGTTCACTCCGATCCTGGCGACGCCAGAACCAGGACGCTCGTCAGGCCGGAGCCTTGGCGAAGGCGGATTCACGCCGCCGCCGCCCGAGCGCCACATCGACGAGGGCAGTTTCTTCGTCGGCGAGGACCGCGGCATCTACCAGGTCGCCGGCGGCCAGGCCGTCCCCGTCGTCCACGGCGGCGCGGCACTGAAGGCAGGCGGCACGCTGACCGGTAAGCGCATGGCGGCGCTCATCGACATCCGCGACCGCGCCCGCCGCGTGCTTGCGTCGCAGAACGAGGGCTGGCCTGCGGAACACCGCGACGAGGCCCGCCGCGAACTGAACCTCGCCTACGACCGGTTCGTGCGCGCCTACGGCCCGATCAACAAGACCAGCTTCAGCGAGACGCGCGACGGCAGCGTCATCCGCCGCCGGCCCAACCTCGTGAAGTTCATCGAAGACCCGGACGCCATGCTGGTCATGTCGCTGGAAGACTACGACGAGGTCACCGGCAAGGCGGCCAAGGCCGCGATCATGAGCCGCGACGTGGTCGGCCGCACTCCGCCCGTCACGCAGGTCCGAAGCGCCGAGGAAGGGCTGCTCGTCTCGCTCAACCAGAAGGGCAGGGTTGACCTGCCGTTCATCGCCGCGCTGTACGGGAAACCGGAACAGCAGGTCATCGCCGAACTGGGCGACCTGATCTACCACGACCCGGAGTCGAAGCAGTGGCGGACGGCCGACGAGTACCTGTCGGGCAACGTCCGCCACAAGCTCGCCGTGGCCGAACGAGCCGGCCCGAAATACGCCCGCAACGCCGAGGCATTGCGCCGCGTGCAGCCCGAGGACGTGCTGCCCGGCGACATCGACGCGAATCTCGGCGCGCCGTGGATACCCGCAAGCGACATCCAGGCGTTCGCGGCCGAGTTGTTCCATGTTGCGCCCGAAGCCGTGCCCGTGGCGCACCTTGCCAAGGACGCTGTGTGGAATCTCGACGCCGGCTACGCGGCGAAGCAGTCCGTTGCCGCCACCTCCGACTACGGCACCGGCCGCGCCAACGGCACGTGGCTGCTGGAACTGGCGCTCAACATGAAGTCGCCGACCATCTACGACGTGATCGACCACGGCGACAGGGAAGAGCGCGTCGTCAACCAGGACGAGACGATGGCCGCCCGCGAGAAGCAGAAGCTCATCAAGGAGCGCTTCCGCGCCTGGGTCTTCGCCGATCCCGAACGCACCGAGCGGCTGGTCCGCATCTACAACGACACCTACAACAACCTGCGGCCGCGCCTCTTCGACGGCGCGCATCTCGACTTCCCCGGCATGAACCAGGCGATCACGCTCCGCCCGCACCAGTGCGACGCGGTGTGGCGCGGCATGAGCGCGGGCAACACGCTCTTGGCTCACGCCGTCGGCGCCGGCAAGACGTTCACGATGGCCGCCACCGGCATGAAGATGAAGCAGGCGGGGCTCATCCGCAAGCCGATGTACGTCGTGCCCAACCACCTGCTGGAGCAGTTCGCCCGCGAGTTCATGCAACTCTATCCCAACGCGAAACTGCTCGTCGCCACCAAGGACGACCTGCGCCGCGACCGGCGCAAGCTGCTCACCGCCAAGATCGCCAGCGCCGACTGGGACGGCATCCTCGTCACGCATTCGTCGTTCGAGCGCATCGGCATGTCGCGGGAGTACCAGGAGAAGTTTCTGACCGAACAGATCGCCGAGTACGACCGGTTGCTGATCGAGCACGCCGGCGCCAAGGGGTCGAACCGCAACATCATCAAGCAGATCGAGAAGCAGAAGGCGGCGCGCGTCGAGCGCCTGAAAGACCTGCTGGCCCGCGAGAAGAAGGACGACGGCCTCGTCTTCGACGAGCTCGGCGTGGACCACGTCTTCATCGACGAGGCCCACTACTTCAAGAACCTGGAGACGCCGACCAAGATGGAGCGCGTCGCCGGCATCCAGACCGGCGGCAGCGAACGCGCCTTCGACGTGTACATGAAGGCGAGCTACCTGGGCGAGCGGCATCCCGGCCACGGCGTCACCTTCGCCACCGGCACGCCGGTATCGAACACGATGGTCGAGATGTACACCATGCAGCGCTTCCTCGACCCGGCGGGACTCAAAAGCCGTGGGCTGGAACACTTCGACGCCTGGGCGGCCACGTTCGGTGAAGTCATCGACACGATGGAGATTTCGCCGGACGGGGCGTCGCTGCGCCCGCGCAGCCGGTTCGCAAAGTTCACCAACCTGCCGGAACTCCAGCAGATGTTCCGGGCGTTTGCCGACGTGCAGACCGCCGGGATGCTCAACCTCCCGACGCCGAAACTCGAAACCGGCAAGCCGATCGTCGTCGCCTGTCCGATGTCCGCCGAGCAGCACACCCTCCAGGACCAGCTCGTCGCGCGTTACGAGCGGCTGCGGACGGAGAAGGTGGACCCGCGCGAGGACAATGCGCTGGCCATCACCACCGACGGCCGCAAGCTCGCCACCGACGCGCGGCTGCTCTCGGCTTCCGCGACCGACTTCCCCGGCTCGAAGGTCAACCGCCTGGTCGAGAACGTCGCCGACATCTGGCAGAAGACCGCCGCGACGCGCGGCACGCAGATGATCTTCTGCGACATGGGCGTCAACCCGACGCCGTGGGGCTACTCGGTCTATGACGACGTGACGGAGAAGCTCGTCGCGGCCGGCATCCCGCGTTCACAGGTCGCCGCCATCGGCGACGCCGACTCCGACGCGAAGAAGCAGGCCCTCTTCGAGAAGGTGAGAAACGGCACGGTCCGCGTGCTGATCGGCAGCACGCAGAAGATGGGCACCGGCACGAACGTGCAGCAGCGCCTGGTCGCCCTGCATCACCTGGACGCCCCGTGGAAGCCGGCCGAGGTCGAGCAGCGCGAAGGCCGCATCCTGCGGCAGGGCAATACCAACGAAGAAGTTGCCGTGTACCGCTACGTCACCGAAGGCTCGTTCGACGCCTACATGTGGCAGGCCCTCGAAACCAAGGCCCGGTTCATCGGCCAGGTCATCACCGGCCACAACGCCGCCCGCCGCGCCGAGGACGTGGGCGGGCAGGAACTTTCCTACGCGGAAGTGAAGGCGATCGCCTCCGGCAATCCGGCCGTGCTTACGCTCGCCGAGGCCGACGCCGAGTTGCAGCGGCTGGCGCTGCTGCGGAAGAACCACCTCGACGAGCAGTACGTCGCCCGCCGCAACGTGGGCGACCTGCCGGGCAGAATCGCGAGGTTTTCCGAGCGGTTAGCGAGCCTCGACGCCGACCGGGCGACCGTCACCGCCCACGCCGGCGACGACATCGTCATCGGCGAGCGCGCCTTCCCGCGCGAGGACGCAATGGCCGTGCTCGGCAAGCGCCTGGAAGCGCTGCCGCAGACCGTCGGCGAGGAACAGCGCGTCCCGCTCGGCGCATACCGGGGCCTGCGCTTTGGACTTGTGCTCAGCCCGCACTTCCCGCCGGAGGTCTACCTCGAAGGTGCCACGACCCGGACGGACCGGCTCACCCGCGGCAGCCACGGCCCGCGCGCCGTCCTCAACGCACTCGACCGCGTCAGCGCCGGCTACGACAGCGACATATCCCGGCTCCGCCAGGACCGCTCCATCGCCGAGTCGCAGCTCCGCGACTACCAGGCCCGCATCGGCAGGCCCTTCGACCACGAGTCCTACCAGGACGAGCTGACGGCGCTGCGCGACCGGCTCAAGGCCAGTCTCGCCGGCATGACGGCCGAGCCGTCCACCGGAACTCCAGCATCGACGGCCGCTGAACTGGCCGAAGGGATCAAGACACTGAAGGCGGCCCACACCGTCGAAACGCCGGCCGAACGGAGCGCCACCCGCCGCCTCGACGCGGAGGAGCCGGTCACCACCCGCATTCGTCGCCATGCAGAGGCGCGCTCTGCTGACGACCCGACTGTCTCCGACGCCGAAGACACTCGCCCCTCGCACGAACCGGACGCCTTCGCCATCCCCGGACTACCGGGCCTGAACGGCTTCGGCACAGGCGTGCTACAGCGAGGCTCGAAGCGGTACCGGGAACACGTTGCCGATGAGCGTCGCTCCAGGCGATGCCCGGTCACCGAGAATGCTCCCAGCCGATAG